From the Megalopta genalis isolate 19385.01 chromosome 13, iyMegGena1_principal, whole genome shotgun sequence genome, one window contains:
- the LOC117224859 gene encoding lumican yields MVVTHGLILLLMIPQFFSSRVVEIGGNDENIDNALIKTAETRSPTCNGDDSLILSNLNYTEIPIDLIRNGTIRQINLEGNKIRDISADKFNGVPNLECLNLASNEITLSQVLSLKNMSARTLVLDDLSVPIKDKLGNEGGYFPNVENLSLNKINRFAVTTSFKDMFPRLDRLFLMQIPNIQAAFDFVTEYLPGTLRHLHLQNSGLDSLNLYSVGNLQSLYLDGNNLRDGFRIAGDANNLQVVSLRRCGFTANYIKVFFPYSRHALTFLDLSENLMDYLPINMLERAINLETLGLSKNEFTQIPDLKRQSRLRILLLSYNNISLPSQMADLLPTSLRILSLRGNNITSIGEKTFEKLTELEELDLSENKLALLPPTWTHDLKNLKRLLLNSNMFKHFADISLTPALSNLQNVYVARNTMTEISEREWSTIPENTTVHM; encoded by the coding sequence ATGGTGGTGACGCACGGGTTGATCTTATTACTGATGATTCCCCAGTTCTTCTCAAGTCGAGTAGTCGAGATCGGTGGTAACGACGAAAATATCGACAACGCCTTAATCAAAACCGCAGAGACTCGAAGCCCAACCTGCAATGGGGACGATAGCCTCATACTTTCGAATTTAAATTACACAGAAATTCCAATCGATCTCATTAGGAACGGCACCATTAGACAAATAAATTTAGAAGGCAACAAAATAAGGGACATATCCGCTGACAAATTCAATGGCGTTCCAAATTTAGAATGCTTGAATCTGGCATCCAACGAGATTACATTAAGCCAAGTACTAAGTTTGAAAAATATGAGTGCGAGAACTTTGGTCCTGGATGATCTGAGTGTACCGATCAAGGACAAGTTAGGCAACGAGGGAGGGTACTTTCCCAATGTGGAAAATCTTTCCTTGAATAAGATCAATCGTTTTGCTGTTACAACTTCTTTCAAAGATATGTTTCCTCGGCTTGATAGATTATTTTTGATGCAGATTCCTAATATCCAAGCAGCGTTCGATTTTGTCACAGAATATCTACCGGGCACATTACGGCACTTGCATTTACAGAACAGCGGGTTAGATAGTCTTAATTTGTATAGCGTGGGCAACCTACAGTCTTTATATCTCGACGGAAACAATCTTAGGGACGGCTTTAGAATAGCAGGGGACGCTAACAATCTACAAGTTGTATCGTTAAGAAGATGTGGTTTTACTGCAAATTACATAAAAGTGTTCTTTCCATATTCTCGACATGCTTTAACGTTTCTCGATTTATCCGAGAATCTGATGGATTATCTACCTATAAACATGCTCGAACGGGCTATCAATCTTGAGACATTGGGTCTGAGTAAAAACGAGTTCACGCAAATACCAGACCTTAAAAGGCAATCGCGACTACGCATATTGTTGTTGAGCTACAACAATATAAGCCTCCCAAGTCAGATGGCGGACTTGCTACCAACTTCCTTAAGAATACTGAGTCTTCGAGGCAATAATATAACTTCTATCGGTGAAAAAACGTTTGAGAAACTTACTGAACTCGAAGAGCTCGATTTGTCAGAAAACAAACTGGCACTTCTGCCTCCTACGTGGACACACGATTTGAAGAATCTCAAACGCTTACTTTTAAACTCGAATATGTTCAAGCATTTTGCAGACATATCGTTGACACCAGCTTTAAGTAATTTGCAGAACGTGTATGTGGCACGAAATACAATGACAGAGATCTCCGAACGTGAATGGTCTACGATACCTGAAAATACTACAGTCCATATGTAA